The genomic window GCTGAAATAATTGATTGTCCTGTTGGTCATAGACAACTAATTCACCACCATCCCCCGCTTTCCAATCCTCATTCATATAAACGACCGTGGTCACTTTACGTTTCCCCAAGCCTTGAAAATTATCAATATGCTTTTTATAAAATGCACCATTGGGATAACGGCAAAAATGCGTCTCAAAATCGCGCAACCCCATATAACATTGGCAATTTAATTCTTGGCGAATCGACTCCATTTTTTCTAGATAATCCACAATAGGTTTCCCCATTTCAGACTCTAACCAAATAGTTTGATCGCCACGAATTGCCTTATTACCTTGCAGTGTATCCTGATGACCAATTCGTGCATCTTGCAATGTATCAGGGATACAATTTTTAATTGCCTGCATTTCTGACGAGGTCAGAAAATCGTCCCACACATACCAACCTTGTGTGGAAAGTGAATCAATAAATTTATTTAATGACATGATTAATACTAGAAAGGTGACTCGGTATAATTTTATACGATGAAATGTAGAAAAGTGAAAATTAAAAACTTAAATCTTGAGGATTAAACTATCATATCAAAAGATATTCTTGTCGAGAGATAAACAAAAAATCAAATAATTACATTTAGAATAATATTAATTTTATTATTTATGTCAGATATTATCATTTAAGGGCTATTTCCTTGCCTTTAAATCAAATTAAGATGCATTCAAAATAAAAAAACTCCAGTAATTAATTGATTTAATTACCAGAGTCTAATTCGTATATTGGCAGACTTACTTAAAAATCGTTAACAATAAAATTTAGATATTTTCTAATCGTGCATAAGCAGCAACTAACCACTTAATACCTTGACCTTGAAACGCAATTTGCAGACGACAATGCTCTCCATTGCCTTCTAAATTAATAATCGTGCCTTCACCAAATTTAGGATGAAGTACACGTTGCCCTAATGCATAACCTGAATCATTCTGGCTAACTGGCGTACCAAGGCGCTGATGATTTACTGGCCGTGAAACAGTTGCCCGTAAACGAACCTCTTCAACACATTCAATGGGTAATTCAGCAATAAAGCGCGAAGGTCGATGGTAAACTTCTTTACCATATAAACGGCGATTTTCTGCATAAGTGATCGTTAGCTTTTGCATTGCACGGGTGATCCCAACATAAGCTAAACGACGCTCCTCTTCTAAACGACCGCTTTCATCCAGCGACATCTGGCTTGGAAACATCCCTTCTTCCATTCCCACAATAAATACAATTGGGAACTCAAG from Providencia sneebia DSM 19967 includes these protein-coding regions:
- a CDS encoding 2OG-Fe(II) oxygenase; this translates as MSLNKFIDSLSTQGWYVWDDFLTSSEMQAIKNCIPDTLQDARIGHQDTLQGNKAIRGDQTIWLESEMGKPIVDYLEKMESIRQELNCQCYMGLRDFETHFCRYPNGAFYKKHIDNFQGLGKRKVTTVVYMNEDWKAGDGGELVVYDQQDNQLFQLEPVAGRMIVFMSEEFPHEVLPTQQKRESLAGWFLTEKIL